A stretch of the Staphylococcus sp. NRL 16/872 genome encodes the following:
- a CDS encoding type 1 glutamine amidotransferase, translating to MSIYILQHVPFEKPGILETLDAKVVKLYETDYKLPAVADIDLLIILGGPMSVNDDIEWLSQEKNLIRSMIKYNKPILGICLGAQLIASVLGSTIFQNKKGKEVGFGKIQKATNQYDFLPRKLNVLHWHGETFDLPKGATKLYSSVHCENQAFIYNDNVIGLQFHMETTEGTLKDIVEADRAYIEGDVLGNTEQSIMNYDIPSQNKEILMKMIEYIM from the coding sequence ATGAGCATTTATATTTTACAACATGTCCCATTTGAGAAACCGGGTATATTAGAGACGCTAGATGCGAAGGTAGTTAAATTATATGAGACTGATTACAAGCTACCTGCTGTCGCAGATATAGATTTACTTATTATTTTAGGTGGACCTATGAGCGTTAATGATGATATTGAGTGGCTATCACAAGAAAAGAATTTAATTCGTTCTATGATTAAGTACAATAAGCCGATACTTGGTATATGTTTAGGCGCACAGTTAATTGCGTCGGTGTTGGGTTCTACCATTTTCCAAAATAAAAAGGGGAAAGAAGTAGGATTTGGTAAAATTCAGAAAGCGACAAATCAGTACGATTTCTTGCCGAGAAAATTAAATGTGCTACATTGGCATGGTGAAACGTTTGACTTGCCGAAAGGGGCTACGAAATTATACAGTTCGGTGCATTGTGAGAACCAAGCATTTATTTATAACGATAATGTGATTGGTTTGCAGTTCCATATGGAAACCACTGAGGGCACGTTGAAAGACATAGTGGAAGCGGATCGTGCGTATATAGAGGGCGATGTGTTAGGGAATACGGAGCAATCTATTATGAACTACGATATTCCTTCGCAAAATAAAGAAATTTTAATGAAAATGATTGAGTACATTATGTAA
- a CDS encoding nuclear transport factor 2 family protein, giving the protein MNKTTLKDTIEQLYKDILINLDTKKINNYFATNYIQTTDHHTSNIKEFTEHLEKLKEIVTKLSIDTFKTMLIDESQNIVFLRYDVIVEKKDRFVGKIEVYAEFIFNEEGKVITCNELTQPYNEKLEGIGSVK; this is encoded by the coding sequence GTGAATAAAACGACTTTGAAAGATACCATTGAACAATTGTATAAGGATATATTAATCAACTTAGATACTAAAAAAATTAACAATTATTTTGCTACTAATTATATACAAACCACAGATCATCATACTTCAAATATTAAAGAATTCACTGAGCATTTAGAAAAACTCAAAGAAATAGTAACTAAATTATCAATTGATACTTTTAAAACAATGCTTATCGATGAATCTCAAAATATAGTTTTTCTTCGCTACGATGTTATTGTCGAGAAAAAAGATAGATTTGTTGGAAAAATAGAAGTATATGCAGAATTCATTTTTAATGAAGAAGGCAAAGTTATTACATGTAATGAACTAACTCAACCATACAATGAAAAATTGGAAGGCATCGGTAGTGTTAAATAG
- a CDS encoding DUF2231 domain-containing protein, with the protein MPLHPLFVHFPIALLSLATIIAIVNLFFKKFQLARTLTVLLITGMIFGVVSYMLGDSGEFYAMQHYGVDHVRKLVHLHEKFALFALMSYGLATITQLIETWFTKYRKASSIATVILTIIGFILLIIAGHLGASITYAQ; encoded by the coding sequence ATGCCATTACATCCATTATTTGTCCATTTTCCAATTGCATTATTATCACTAGCAACGATTATTGCTATCGTCAATTTGTTTTTCAAGAAATTTCAATTGGCTAGAACATTAACCGTCCTACTTATAACAGGAATGATATTTGGTGTCGTCAGTTATATGTTAGGAGATAGCGGCGAATTTTATGCAATGCAACACTACGGCGTCGACCATGTTAGAAAGTTAGTTCATTTACATGAAAAGTTTGCTCTTTTTGCGCTTATGTCTTATGGTCTGGCTACTATTACTCAGCTTATCGAGACATGGTTTACTAAATATAGAAAAGCAAGCAGTATCGCCACAGTTATTTTAACTATCATTGGTTTCATATTATTAATTATCGCGGGTCATTTAGGAGCTAGTATTACTTATGCACAATAA
- a CDS encoding S41 family peptidase, with amino-acid sequence MKKWLWIGGTTIAIIGLLLFSLIKIGPLFNLYVIPPSPKAYAKIALEQMEAQGLYAQGKKWDDIKSKTLEETKNAKSYKETSPYLEKALTVAGRKHSFLETSEDNSQEDNAQYPKVKLNDNKVLVVKLPEFTGNEKEATHYANIINQSLQKENYKGVILDLRNNTGGDMGPMFGGISSLLKNGTLVTYIDKDNDKTEVTLKGSETTYGGTPVKLKNTKKVKSVPIAVLINDQTASSGEITALSLKGKSDVKYFGDNSASYTSANTSIKLYDDTMMNLTTQKLKDNAGKIYENNPIVPDVKTKHPEQDAIEWLQQTMK; translated from the coding sequence ATGAAAAAGTGGTTATGGATAGGTGGAACAACAATTGCAATCATAGGTTTACTGCTGTTCTCGCTAATTAAAATCGGTCCGTTATTTAATTTATATGTCATTCCTCCTTCTCCTAAAGCGTATGCAAAGATAGCACTCGAACAAATGGAGGCACAAGGTCTCTATGCTCAAGGCAAAAAGTGGGACGACATTAAATCTAAAACTTTAGAAGAAACCAAAAATGCTAAAAGTTATAAAGAAACCTCTCCTTATTTAGAGAAAGCTTTAACCGTAGCAGGTAGAAAGCATTCTTTTTTAGAGACAAGCGAAGATAATAGCCAAGAAGATAACGCTCAATATCCTAAGGTTAAACTTAATGATAATAAGGTGTTAGTAGTTAAATTGCCGGAATTTACTGGTAATGAAAAAGAAGCCACACATTACGCTAATATTATCAATCAGTCTTTACAGAAAGAAAATTATAAAGGAGTTATTCTAGATTTAAGAAATAATACCGGAGGCGATATGGGGCCTATGTTTGGTGGTATATCATCTTTACTGAAAAATGGTACATTGGTTACCTATATCGATAAAGACAACGATAAAACCGAGGTCACATTAAAAGGCAGTGAAACCACATATGGAGGCACACCTGTTAAATTAAAAAACACTAAAAAAGTAAAATCTGTACCTATCGCAGTCTTAATAAATGATCAAACTGCAAGTTCAGGTGAAATTACAGCACTTTCGCTAAAAGGTAAAAGTGATGTTAAATATTTTGGTGACAATTCAGCAAGTTATACTTCAGCAAATACATCTATAAAATTATATGATGACACCATGATGAATTTAACTACCCAAAAACTTAAAGACAACGCCGGAAAAATTTATGAAAATAATCCAATTGTTCCAGATGTCAAAACTAAGCACCCAGAACAAGATGCTATAGAATGGTTACAACAAACAATGAAATAA
- a CDS encoding MFS transporter, with product MNIQTINLLLFDVISSIGSKIFTFACAFYILKNTHSPTVYTLYLTIIVLSTVLSQPLFGVYADKYNNKKIVIVSQIINVIALSVFICIFNHYFYYIILLGIILNLTDGAISIIVNANIKNISEKDIERFISLRQMYTVGIGFLAPILGGILIAILKIEYLALINVITELLAMVFIMAIKIDRVMEVNKNSLKQDFKIGFSYLLKNKTLLNFMLVAIILNFLINSVVVGVPITSIQVMKLSSQQFGVIESSLTIGMFLISLVFSIYPIKNKLKLPFQTSIILQCLAVLILSMTLFLNIQNNLAFVLIGIVYFVIGSALPLSNIPYSIYLQNQIDEQYKGRVLSLNQSIVQSLTPVSFLVFGILLNYSQKFIYLIVSVLILLVFIYFSAYMKKKI from the coding sequence ATGAATATTCAGACTATAAATTTATTATTATTTGATGTCATTTCGTCTATTGGTTCTAAAATTTTTACTTTCGCTTGTGCATTTTATATTTTAAAAAATACGCACTCTCCGACTGTATACACATTGTATTTAACAATAATTGTGCTTTCTACTGTGTTAAGTCAACCGTTATTTGGAGTATATGCTGATAAGTATAACAATAAAAAAATAGTTATTGTCTCACAAATTATAAATGTAATTGCTTTGAGTGTATTTATATGCATTTTTAATCATTACTTTTATTACATTATTCTACTAGGTATCATTTTAAATTTAACGGATGGTGCAATAAGTATCATTGTAAATGCTAATATTAAAAATATCTCGGAAAAAGATATTGAACGTTTTATTTCTTTAAGACAAATGTATACTGTGGGGATTGGATTTTTAGCTCCAATTCTAGGTGGAATATTGATTGCAATCTTAAAAATAGAATATTTAGCATTGATTAATGTGATTACAGAATTATTGGCAATGGTATTTATTATGGCCATTAAAATAGATAGAGTCATGGAAGTAAATAAAAATAGTTTAAAGCAAGATTTTAAAATTGGTTTCTCATATCTATTGAAAAATAAAACATTATTAAACTTTATGTTAGTAGCTATAATCCTGAATTTTTTAATTAATTCGGTAGTAGTTGGTGTCCCGATTACTTCAATTCAAGTTATGAAATTAAGTTCACAACAATTTGGTGTGATTGAATCTTCATTAACAATCGGCATGTTTCTCATCTCTTTAGTATTTTCAATATATCCAATTAAAAATAAACTTAAATTACCATTCCAAACTTCGATTATTCTACAATGTCTTGCAGTATTAATACTCAGTATGACTTTGTTTTTAAATATACAAAATAATTTAGCTTTTGTATTAATAGGTATTGTATATTTTGTAATTGGCTCGGCATTACCTTTAAGTAATATCCCTTATTCAATTTATTTACAAAACCAAATTGATGAACAATATAAAGGTCGAGTTTTGTCATTAAATCAATCAATCGTACAATCTTTGACGCCAGTGTCATTTTTAGTGTTTGGTATACTGCTTAATTATTCTCAAAAATTTATCTACTTAATCGTTTCTGTATTGATATTACTGGTATTTATATATTTTAGTGCTTATATGAAAAAGAAAATATGA
- a CDS encoding sugar transferase yields MIKPEFGIVRYDYQKRLNTYKAVEKWYYPVKRLLDVLMSIVLLYFTFPIMVLFAVLIVIDSFGNPIYKQIRVGKNGKLITIYKLRSMKPNAEHNGAQWAEKDDPRITKVGKFIRKTRIDELPQLINVLKGEMSFIGPRPERPEFVELFSSEIQGFEKRCLVTPGLTGLAQVKGGYDLSPEEKLKYDLKYIYKGNIFTEIYICLKTVNIIITGSGSR; encoded by the coding sequence GTGATTAAGCCGGAGTTTGGAATCGTTAGATATGATTATCAAAAGAGGTTAAACACTTATAAAGCAGTTGAGAAGTGGTATTACCCAGTGAAACGCTTATTGGATGTATTGATGAGTATCGTCTTATTATATTTTACTTTTCCAATAATGGTTTTATTTGCTGTGTTAATCGTTATTGATTCATTTGGTAACCCAATCTATAAGCAAATTAGAGTCGGTAAAAATGGCAAATTAATTACGATATACAAGTTGAGATCTATGAAGCCTAATGCTGAACATAACGGTGCACAATGGGCAGAGAAAGATGACCCTAGAATAACGAAAGTAGGTAAATTCATTCGAAAAACACGAATCGATGAATTGCCTCAACTCATTAATGTTTTAAAAGGAGAGATGAGTTTTATAGGGCCACGACCTGAACGACCAGAATTTGTTGAACTATTTAGTTCAGAAATCCAAGGGTTTGAGAAACGTTGTTTAGTGACTCCTGGTTTAACTGGTCTTGCACAAGTTAAAGGAGGTTACGATTTATCTCCAGAAGAAAAATTAAAATACGATTTGAAATATATTTATAAAGGCAATATTTTTACGGAAATTTATATCTGTTTAAAAACAGTAAACATCATCATCACAGGATCAGGCTCAAGATAG
- a CDS encoding tRNA-dihydrouridine synthase — MKENFWSELPRPFFILAPMEDVTDIVFRHVVSEAARPDVFFTEFTNTESFCHPEGIHSVRGRLTFSEDEQPMVAHIWGDKPEQFREMSIGLAEMGFKGIDLNMGCPVANVAKKGKGSGLILRPEVAAEIIQASKAGGLPVSVKTRLGYYEIDEWKEWLKHVFRQDIANLSIHLRTRKEMSKVDAHWELISAIKEMRNEIAPNTLLTINGDIPDRQKGLELANKYGIDGVMIGRGIFHNPFAFEKEPHEHTSKELLDLFRLHLTLFEKHSTEETQQFKALRRFFKIYVRGIKGASQLRHQLMSTETVDEARALLDEFEAQMDEA, encoded by the coding sequence ATGAAAGAAAATTTTTGGAGTGAATTGCCACGTCCATTTTTTATTTTGGCACCTATGGAAGACGTGACAGATATCGTCTTTCGTCACGTGGTTAGTGAAGCAGCTAGACCAGACGTCTTCTTCACTGAGTTTACAAATACAGAAAGCTTTTGTCATCCTGAAGGCATCCACAGCGTTCGTGGACGTTTAACATTCAGTGAAGATGAACAGCCAATGGTCGCACATATATGGGGCGACAAGCCAGAGCAATTCCGAGAAATGAGTATCGGTTTAGCAGAAATGGGCTTTAAAGGCATTGATTTAAACATGGGCTGTCCCGTAGCCAATGTTGCAAAAAAAGGTAAAGGTTCAGGATTAATTCTCCGACCTGAAGTTGCAGCTGAAATCATTCAAGCTTCTAAAGCAGGTGGCTTACCAGTAAGCGTTAAAACACGTCTAGGTTACTATGAAATAGATGAGTGGAAAGAATGGTTAAAACACGTCTTTAGACAAGACATCGCAAACCTATCTATTCACCTTCGTACACGTAAAGAAATGAGTAAAGTAGATGCACACTGGGAATTAATCTCAGCCATTAAAGAAATGCGCAACGAAATCGCACCTAACACATTATTAACTATCAACGGCGATATCCCAGATAGACAGAAAGGTCTAGAACTTGCTAACAAATATGGTATTGACGGTGTAATGATCGGTAGAGGCATCTTCCATAATCCTTTTGCCTTTGAAAAAGAACCCCACGAACATACAAGCAAAGAACTACTAGACTTATTCAGATTGCATTTAACATTGTTTGAAAAGCATTCCACTGAAGAAACACAACAATTCAAAGCTCTACGCAGATTCTTCAAAATCTACGTACGTGGCATTAAAGGCGCAAGCCAACTACGCCACCAATTGATGAGCACTGAAACAGTAGACGAAGCTCGTGCATTATTAGACGAATTTGAAGCTCAAATGGACGAAGCATAA
- a CDS encoding response regulator transcription factor translates to MKVLLIEDNAMIGELTKKMLVMKRYQVDWLKTGDEVMEYLAFNSYDILLVDWMLPNQSGIEIIEQIRNENINVPIIMLTAKSQTADKVTGLTVGADDYVTKPFEFEELEARILAVMKRATSLQSNTKQLGNIIYYYQQHQFTVNDEVIGFSQKEYQLLELLFLNKIVSKELIIEKIWNIDQVVTNNNVDVLVKILRKKLKKVKATIEIKSIRGVGYKLEVMS, encoded by the coding sequence GTGAAAGTACTGTTAATAGAAGATAATGCTATGATTGGCGAATTAACTAAGAAAATGCTGGTAATGAAGCGTTATCAAGTAGATTGGTTAAAGACTGGAGATGAAGTGATGGAGTATCTAGCTTTCAACAGTTATGACATTTTGTTAGTAGATTGGATGTTGCCCAATCAAAGTGGGATTGAAATTATAGAACAAATTCGAAATGAAAATATTAATGTTCCAATTATTATGTTGACTGCTAAATCGCAAACTGCTGATAAAGTAACAGGTTTAACGGTGGGAGCTGATGATTACGTGACTAAGCCCTTTGAATTTGAGGAGTTAGAGGCACGCATTTTAGCCGTGATGAAAAGAGCTACTTCGTTACAATCCAATACAAAACAGTTAGGTAATATCATCTATTACTATCAACAACATCAATTTACGGTAAATGATGAGGTTATAGGTTTTTCTCAAAAGGAGTACCAATTGTTGGAACTTCTTTTTCTGAATAAAATTGTATCTAAAGAGCTAATTATTGAGAAAATATGGAATATTGATCAAGTCGTTACGAATAACAATGTCGATGTATTGGTGAAAATTTTACGGAAAAAGCTCAAAAAAGTGAAAGCTACTATAGAAATTAAAAGTATACGTGGCGTGGGCTATAAATTGGAAGTTATGTCATGA
- a CDS encoding DUF3267 domain-containing protein: protein MEEINILEDKKLANKLAVYSYISFVVFGIIFYLIMKLVDTPKFFDSLLFNVFFIIILLIVMFAIHECIHGLFFKIFSPKNKVYFGATKGMLYCAIPGGTFTPLTFTISSIAPFVIITTIFIITLFLGWFPRGLFFFFATFHAGCCIGDFYWVWKMFKAPKRSTIETTDTGIIIR, encoded by the coding sequence TTGGAAGAAATTAATATATTAGAAGATAAAAAATTAGCTAATAAACTTGCAGTGTACTCTTATATTAGTTTTGTCGTGTTTGGCATTATATTCTATTTAATTATGAAATTGGTAGATACCCCTAAATTTTTTGATTCATTATTATTTAATGTATTTTTTATAATTATTCTCTTAATAGTTATGTTTGCAATACATGAGTGTATTCACGGATTATTCTTTAAAATCTTTTCACCTAAGAATAAAGTTTATTTTGGGGCAACTAAAGGTATGCTTTATTGTGCAATACCAGGTGGAACGTTTACACCATTAACTTTCACAATTAGTAGCATCGCGCCTTTTGTAATTATTACAACGATATTTATCATTACTTTATTTTTAGGGTGGTTTCCACGCGGTCTCTTTTTCTTCTTTGCTACATTTCATGCGGGATGTTGTATAGGAGACTTTTATTGGGTTTGGAAAATGTTTAAAGCACCTAAACGTTCAACGATTGAAACGACAGATACAGGTATCATCATTCGCTAA
- a CDS encoding PTS sugar transporter subunit IIC, protein MGETQTITPRSFLFNVLNGVALAVVVGMIPNAILGELCKYLGQYNEFFLKIAFVTQGIQYTIPVLTGALIAMQFGMAPIQVASAGAAAFVGSGAAVISNDKWVIVGIGDLINTMITAAIAVGIMLLVKNRFGSLNMIALPLVGAGLAGLIGYLLLPLTKLITVGLGELINSLTNMQPIIMTILIAIIFSILVVSPISAIGIGIAIGISGLAAGSAAVGVAASAIMFMVGSWRVNKIGIPITVLLGAVKVMMPNLIRHPIIMLPVVCTAAVSGLIGGFLNIQGAPNSAGFGLIGLVGPIKSLALLNTNTMTGLFIIIIAYVVVPLISALFFHFLFVKVLKLYSPEIFKFEQ, encoded by the coding sequence ATGGGCGAGACACAAACAATTACACCCAGATCATTCTTATTTAATGTATTAAATGGAGTAGCATTAGCTGTCGTGGTGGGGATGATTCCCAATGCTATTCTAGGGGAACTATGTAAATATTTAGGCCAATACAATGAATTTTTCTTGAAGATTGCATTTGTAACACAAGGCATTCAATATACAATTCCTGTTCTGACAGGCGCACTGATCGCAATGCAATTTGGAATGGCACCAATTCAAGTCGCATCAGCTGGTGCAGCCGCATTTGTGGGTTCTGGCGCTGCAGTGATTTCCAATGATAAATGGGTTATCGTTGGTATTGGTGATTTAATTAATACAATGATTACTGCTGCTATTGCAGTTGGTATTATGTTATTAGTTAAAAACCGTTTTGGTAGTTTGAATATGATTGCGCTTCCCCTCGTGGGAGCTGGGCTAGCTGGACTGATTGGCTATTTATTATTGCCACTTACTAAGTTGATCACTGTTGGATTAGGTGAATTAATCAACAGTTTGACTAATATGCAACCTATTATCATGACGATCTTGATTGCCATTATCTTTTCAATATTAGTCGTATCTCCTATCTCTGCTATAGGGATTGGTATTGCAATCGGTATTTCAGGATTAGCGGCGGGATCAGCTGCGGTAGGTGTAGCTGCTAGTGCGATTATGTTTATGGTTGGTAGTTGGCGTGTAAACAAGATTGGTATCCCAATTACTGTATTGTTAGGTGCTGTTAAAGTAATGATGCCTAATTTAATTCGACACCCTATTATTATGTTACCGGTTGTATGTACGGCTGCAGTATCAGGTTTAATCGGTGGATTTTTGAATATTCAGGGCGCACCAAATTCTGCAGGCTTTGGATTAATTGGTTTAGTAGGACCTATTAAATCTCTAGCACTTTTAAATACAAATACAATGACTGGTTTGTTCATAATTATTATTGCTTATGTAGTCGTGCCATTAATCTCGGCACTATTTTTCCATTTCTTATTTGTAAAAGTATTAAAACTATATAGTCCAGAAATATTTAAATTTGAACAATAA
- a CDS encoding cation diffusion facilitator family transporter, with protein sequence MKQTYFHHIEHSKVQQQSKHTLWITLAITIFFTIVEFTGGILSNSLALLSDSFHMLSDVVALVLSMLAIYFAKRKPNSRFTYGYLRFEILAAFLNGLALAAISVWIFYEAIMRIVYPQQVESNLMIVIATIGLIVNIVLTIILMRSLKSENNINIQSALWHFMGDLLNSVGVIVAVLLIHFTGIQLFDPILSMIISIIIFRGGYKIMRNAWMVLMEAVPKELDTDEVIATIKSVPNVLDVHEFHLWAITIDQYSLSAHVVLDSQRSEDAYKSINQIEELLKTNYGLAHTTLQIEHLTINHLDDAYFNDIKEEARNKSR encoded by the coding sequence ATGAAACAAACCTATTTTCATCATATTGAACATAGTAAAGTTCAACAACAGTCTAAACATACATTGTGGATTACATTAGCTATTACTATTTTCTTTACTATAGTCGAATTTACAGGTGGTATATTATCAAATTCGCTAGCATTATTATCTGATTCATTTCATATGTTGAGTGACGTTGTTGCCTTGGTATTATCTATGTTAGCCATCTATTTTGCGAAACGTAAGCCTAATTCACGATTTACTTATGGTTATTTACGCTTTGAAATTTTAGCAGCATTTTTAAATGGATTAGCCTTAGCAGCAATTTCTGTGTGGATTTTTTATGAAGCAATCATGCGCATAGTCTATCCACAACAAGTTGAAAGTAATTTAATGATAGTCATTGCGACAATCGGGCTAATTGTGAATATTGTGCTTACGATTATTTTAATGAGATCATTGAAAAGTGAAAACAATATCAATATTCAAAGTGCGTTATGGCACTTTATGGGAGATTTACTTAATTCAGTAGGCGTCATTGTAGCAGTACTATTGATTCATTTTACAGGTATTCAGCTATTTGACCCTATTCTAAGTATGATTATCTCTATTATTATCTTTCGTGGTGGGTATAAAATTATGCGTAATGCATGGATGGTATTAATGGAAGCAGTGCCTAAAGAGTTAGATACAGATGAAGTGATTGCAACAATTAAATCTGTGCCCAACGTATTAGACGTTCATGAATTTCATTTGTGGGCAATTACGATAGATCAATATTCATTAAGTGCACATGTAGTTTTAGATAGTCAACGTAGTGAAGACGCTTATAAAAGTATTAATCAAATTGAAGAATTATTAAAAACAAACTATGGGTTAGCTCATACCACACTCCAAATTGAACATTTAACAATTAATCATCTTGATGATGCTTATTTTAATGACATAAAAGAAGAAGCAAGGAATAAATCGAGATAA
- a CDS encoding Wzz/FepE/Etk N-terminal domain-containing protein, which produces MRKNLNFSEFGKILKENIVLIILCVVIFGAFSFVVSQFIITPKYQATANVIINQKRANDDNLYKNPNEIQTNIQLIKTYSEIISSEEIKNKALEKINTNDENSLYKGLTVDTVENSQIIKINVLSEHPKEAVAYANEVAKTSKEEIERVMGVDNLSILSKATNDQVKSPTTPNISLNVVFGIVFGLVISFLIMFTKYLLNNKIKSEKEVEDYLQLPTIGKISDLGDKK; this is translated from the coding sequence ATGAGAAAAAATCTTAATTTTAGTGAATTTGGAAAAATTTTAAAAGAAAATATTGTGTTAATTATTTTGTGCGTGGTTATTTTTGGAGCTTTTAGCTTCGTGGTCTCACAATTTATTATTACCCCTAAATATCAAGCGACTGCGAATGTCATTATTAATCAAAAACGTGCAAACGATGACAATTTATATAAAAACCCAAATGAAATTCAAACGAATATTCAATTAATCAAAACGTATTCAGAAATTATTAGTTCTGAAGAGATTAAAAATAAGGCATTAGAAAAGATAAATACAAATGATGAAAATAGCCTTTATAAAGGGCTTACTGTAGATACTGTAGAGAATTCGCAAATCATCAAGATTAATGTGTTAAGTGAACATCCTAAAGAAGCGGTGGCATATGCGAATGAAGTAGCTAAAACGTCTAAAGAAGAAATTGAAAGAGTAATGGGTGTTGATAATTTATCCATTTTATCCAAAGCAACAAATGACCAAGTTAAGTCTCCAACGACGCCTAATATCTCACTTAACGTCGTGTTTGGTATTGTATTTGGATTAGTCATCTCGTTCTTAATTATGTTCACTAAATATTTATTAAATAACAAAATTAAATCTGAAAAAGAAGTTGAAGATTATTTACAGCTTCCTACAATTGGAAAGATTAGCGACTTAGGTGATAAAAAATGA
- a CDS encoding HAMP domain-containing sensor histidine kinase — MKQYHFWKAFLRYTTLLILLLIALFISIILMFSWDVNHEINETAEGQTASVKYAIEHNNKVNEGHSFFIMNGKTVEDNHTPFTEEELKHRFVDKVKTPHVDESHKGIFDIRTTQLSNNRTLYSLTNVRDFYETKQFLNRELLIAFIFTFILMIAMAYYLARRPVIVYEKLMEEQQTFVQNASHEMKTPIASLLLGTQYLEMLDKNHLSEEGQNTLSQMKIEVSYMQQLIETMLQDNIDNDKAESVDISKIFDEIIATTENVYQTTIQRRYQSQLTFTIKPLHAKQILNILLENAFHHNSSNVQVNVSAFKTMNGLQIEVSDNGKGIDKAEQDKIFQRFYQVDKGMKGSGIGLSLLRNIIYQYGGTIEVESQLEKGTKFIIKL; from the coding sequence ATGAAGCAATATCATTTTTGGAAGGCGTTTTTACGCTATACGACGTTATTAATATTATTACTTATTGCTTTATTTATCAGTATTATCTTAATGTTTAGTTGGGATGTTAATCATGAAATCAATGAGACGGCTGAAGGGCAAACGGCTAGCGTGAAGTATGCTATTGAGCATAATAATAAAGTAAATGAAGGGCATAGTTTCTTTATTATGAATGGTAAAACGGTAGAGGATAATCATACGCCCTTTACTGAAGAAGAGCTGAAACATCGATTTGTAGATAAAGTGAAGACTCCACATGTAGATGAAAGTCATAAAGGAATATTTGATATAAGAACTACGCAACTTTCTAACAATAGAACATTATATAGCTTAACGAATGTACGTGACTTTTATGAAACAAAACAGTTTCTTAATCGTGAGTTATTAATTGCATTTATTTTCACATTTATATTAATGATAGCTATGGCTTATTATTTAGCTCGCCGTCCAGTGATTGTATATGAAAAGCTTATGGAAGAACAGCAAACTTTTGTTCAAAATGCCTCTCATGAAATGAAGACGCCGATTGCTTCTTTACTGTTAGGTACGCAATATTTAGAAATGCTTGATAAAAACCATTTGTCTGAAGAAGGACAAAATACGCTATCTCAAATGAAGATAGAGGTTTCCTATATGCAACAATTAATTGAAACAATGCTACAAGATAATATCGATAATGATAAAGCAGAAAGTGTTGATATTTCTAAAATCTTTGATGAAATCATTGCTACTACAGAAAACGTTTATCAGACAACGATTCAAAGAAGATACCAATCTCAATTAACGTTTACAATTAAACCTTTACACGCTAAACAAATATTAAATATTTTGTTGGAAAATGCTTTTCATCATAATTCGAGTAATGTTCAAGTGAATGTAAGTGCTTTTAAAACAATGAATGGGCTACAAATAGAAGTTTCTGATAATGGTAAAGGCATTGATAAGGCAGAACAAGATAAAATTTTTCAACGTTTCTATCAAGTAGATAAAGGAATGAAAGGTTCTGGTATTGGTCTGTCACTCTTAAGAAATATTATCTACCAATACGGGGGCACGATTGAGGTAGAATCACAATTAGAAAAAGGCACAAAATTTATTATTAAACTTTAA